A genomic segment from Malus domestica chromosome 05, GDT2T_hap1 encodes:
- the LOC103435741 gene encoding phospholipid--sterol O-acyltransferase-like isoform X2, which yields MRSPSYNHHVTVFLLLLLPHLFHGVGGDWTGDYSKLSGIIIPGLASTQLRAWSILDCPYSPLDFNPLDLVWLDSTRMLSAVNCWLKCMLLDPYNQTDHPECKSRPDSGLSAITELDPGYITGPLSSVWKEWLKWCVEFGIEANAIIAVPYDWRLSPSKLEERDLYFHKLKLTFETALKLRGGPSLVFAHSLGNHVFRYFLEWLKLEIAPKHYIQWLDEHIHAYFAVAPLLGTVEAVKGTLSGLTFGLPISEGTSRLMVNSFASTLWMLPFSKYCRADNTCWKHFSADVRDKSGHHNYHCDDREFHFNFSGWPTNIINIEIPSIPGFGAYPSVTEVAEGNLSSIECGLPTQLSFSGCEISDGTFFKAIEDYDPDMKRVLHQLKKLYHDDPVLNPLSPWDRPPLKNIFCIYGTDLKTEVGYYFAPSGKPYPDNWIITDVIYELEGSLFSRSGNLVDGNAGASSGDETVPYHSLSYCKNWLGPKVNITRAPQSEHDGSDVQVELNVEHHHEEDILPNMTRLPRVKYITFYEDSESIPGKRTAVWEIDKANHRNIVRSPVVMRELWLEMWHDIHPDAKSKFVTKAKRGPLRDEDCYWDYGKARCAWAEHCEYRYLFGDVHLGQSCRLKNSSADLLLHYLY from the exons ATGCGATCACCGTCGTACAACCACCATGTCACGGtgtttctcctcctccttcttcctcatcTCTTCCATGGCGTCGGAGGGGACTGGACCGGCGACTACTCCAAACTCTCCGGCATCATAATCCCTGGCTTGGCCTCCACGCAGCTCCGCGCGTGGTCGATCCTCGACTGCCCTTACTCTCCTCTCGATTTCAACCCTCTCGATTTGGTCTGGCTCGACAGCACCAGA ATGCTCTCCGCCGTGAACTGCTGGCTGAAATGTATGCTTCTTGACCCTTACAATCAAACGGATCACCCGGAATGCAAGTCCCGGCCCGATAGCGGCCTTTCGGCGATCACGGAGCTCGATCCTGGCTACATAACAG GTCCTCTTTCTTCGGTGTGGAAAGAATGGCTGAAATGGTGTGTTGAATTCGGAATCGAGGCGAATGCAATTATTGCTGTGCCTTATGACTGGAGGCTGTCACCATCTAAGCTCGAGGAGCGAGACCTTTACTTTCACAAGCTAAA ATTAACATTTGAAACGGCGCTGAAACTTCGAGGTGGGCCCTCATTAGTGTTTGCCCATTCACTAGGGAATCATGTCTTCCGCTACTTTTTGGAGTGGTTGAAGCTGGAAATTGCACCAAAACATTATATCCAATGGCTGGATGAGCACATTCATGCCTATTTTGCCGTTG CTCCACTACTTGGTACAGTCGAGGCAGTCAAAGGAACACTTTCTGGATTAACATTTGGCCTTCCTATTTCTGAG GGGACATCTCGGTTGATGGTCAATTCTTTTGCTTCTACATTATGGATGTTGCCATTTTCAAAGTATTGTAGGGCAGATAATACATGCTGGAAACATTTCTCTGCGGATGTCAGGGACAAGAGTGGTCATCATAATTATCATTGTGATGATAGGGAATTTCACTTTAACTTCTCTGGGTGGCCAACAAATATTATCAATATTGAAATTCCTTCAATCCCTG GATTTGGAGCGTATCCATCTGTTACAGAAGTAGCTGAGGGCAACTTGTCTAGCATAGAATGTGGGCTTCCTACCCAATTGTCTTTCTCTGGTTGCGAAATATCAGATGGGACCTTTTTCAAAGCAATAGAGGATTATGACCCAGACATGAAGAGGGTTTTGCATCAATTAAAAAA GTTATATCATGATGATCCAGTTTTAAATCCGCTTTCACCATGGGACAGGCCACctctaaaaaatatattttgtatCTATGGAACAGACTTGAAAACCGAG GTTGGTTACTATTTTGCACCAAGTGGCAAGCCCTACCCTGATAATTGGATCATTACTGATGTGATTTATGAGCTTGAAGGTTCCTTGTTCTCAAG GTCAGGAAATCTTGTTGATGGAAATGCAGGAGCTTCAAGCGGGGATGAGACT GTCCCATACCATTCTCTTTCTTATTGCAAGAATTGGCTTGGACCAAAAGTCAACATAACTAGGGCGCCTCAG TCGGAGCATGATGGTTCTGATGTGCAAGTGGAGTTGAACGTGGAACATCATCATGAAGAAGATATACTGCCCAACATGACAAGGTTGCCAAGGGTCAAGTACATAACTTTCTATGAAGATTCTGAAAGTATACCAGGAAAAAGGACGGCAGTCTGGGAGATAGATAAAG CGAATCATAGGAACATTGTTAGATCTCCAGTTGTAATGAGAGAGTTGTGGCTTGAAATGTGGCACGATATCCATCCCGATGCGAAATCAAAATTTGTTACTAAAG CCAAGCGTGGACCTCTGAGGGATGAGGACTGTTATTGGGATTATGGAAAAGCTCGATGTGCATGGGCAGAACACTGCGAATATAG ATACCTATTCGGAGATGTTCATTTGGGACAGAGCTGTAGGTTGAAGAATTCTTCAGCGGATCTTCTTTTGCATTATTTGTATTAG
- the LOC103419899 gene encoding polygalacturonase, with protein sequence MALQTHLLWSFVVLFVVSFGTTSCYGTSFQEVNSLHSYVDHVDKESGYNSRAYPSYMDTIEGFKFMELIRPRPQLFSSRKLNKITSGIATSSAPSKTISVDDFGAKGNGADDTQAFVKAWKAACSSSGAIVLVVPQKSYLVGPIEFSGPCKSRLTMQIYGTIEASENRSIYKDLDHWLMFDNVQNVLVVGPGTINGNGNIWWKNSCKRKPQPPCGKQAPTAVTFNRCNNLVVKNLKIQDAQQMHVRFQNCFNVQASRLTVTAPEDSPNTDGIHVTNTQNITISSSVIGTGDDCISIVSGSQRVQARDITCGPGHGISIGSLGKDGSIDHVSGVFVNGAKLSGTANGLRIKTWQGGSGSATNIVFQNVQMNDVTNPIIIDQNYCDHITKDCKQQKSAVQVKNVLYQNIRGTGVIGDAITFNCSQSVPCQGIVLQNIQLQNGRAECNDVQPAYKGVVSPRC encoded by the exons ATGGCTTTACAAACACATTTGTTATGGTCATTTGTTGTTCTTTTTGTTGTTTCCTTTGGTACAACTTCATGTTATGGTACTAGTTTCCAGGAGGTCAACTCTCTTCATAGTTACGTTGACCATGTTGATAAAGAGTCTGGCTACAATTCTAGGGCTTATCCTTCATACATGGACACTATTGAAGGTTTCAAGTTCATGGAATTGATCAGGCCAAGACCTCAGCTCTTCAGTTCAAGGAAGCTCAACAAAATCACCAGTGGCATAGCGACATCATCAGCTCCGTCCAAAACGATTAGCGTTGACGATTTTGGAGCTAAAGGGAATGGTGCTGATGACACACAG GCATTTGTGAAGGCATGGAAGGCAGCTTGTTCTTCCAGTGGAGCAATAGTTCTTGTGGTGCCACAGAAAAGCTATCTTGTTGGGCCAATTGAATTCTCAGGCCCCTGCAAATCTCGACTTACAATGCAG ATTTATGGAACCATAGAAGCATCAGAAAACCGATCAATCTACAAAGACCTAGACCACTGGCTCATGTTTGACAACGTCCAAAACGTACTAGTTGTTGGTCCTGGAACCATCAATGGCAATGGAAACATATGGTGGAAAAACTCATGCAAAAGAAAGCCTCAG CCCCCTTGCGGTAAACAAGCCCCCACG GCTGTGACCTTCAACAGGTGCAATAACTTGGTGGTGAAGAATCTGAAGATCCAAGACGCTCAACAAATGCATGTTAGATTCCAAAACTGCTTCAATGTTCAAGCTTCCCGTCTCACAGTAACTGCACCTGAGGATAGCCCCAATACTGATGGAATTCATGTTACAAATACCCAGAACATCACTATCTCGAGCTCGGTTATAGGAACAG GTGATGACTGTATTTCTATTGTAAGTGGGTCTCAAAGAGTTCAAGCCAGAGACATAACTTGTGGGCCAGGCCATGGAATCAG TATTGGTAGCTTGGGAAAAGACGGCTCAATAGACCATGTTTCAGGAGTATTTGTGAATGGAGCTAAACTTTCAGGAACCGCCAATGGACTCAGGATCAAGACATGGCAGGGAGGCTCAGGCAGTGCAACCAACATTGTTTTCCAGAATGTGCAAATGAATGATGTCACCAACCCCATCATAATCGACCAGAACTACTGTGACCACATAACCAAAGACTGCAAACAACAG AAATCGGCGGTTCAAGTGAAAAATGTGTTGTACCAAAACATTAGAGGAACAGGTGTTATCGGCGACGCGATAACGTTTAACTGTAGCCAAAGTGTTCCTTGTCAGGGGATTGTGCTGCAAAATATTCAACTGCAGAATGGAAGAGCTGAATGCAACGATGTTCAGCCTGCTTACAAAGGAGTTGTCTCTCCAAGATGTTAA
- the LOC103435740 gene encoding rho GDP-dissociation inhibitor 1-like, whose product MEGGKRGDEAGASSSGGFSSAGAVSDQGRGRQEKQKEMAEKLSAFYDVGEEDEEEDDKSNGVAADGFIPGPLVSLKEQIEKDKHDESLRRWKEKLLGSLEGDLNGQMEPEVKFHSIGIISEDFGEITTALPVAENQIDRVLFTLQEGSQYRLKITFSVLHNIVSGLTYSNTVWKGGLQVDQSKGMLGTFAPNKELYVHTLEEETTPSGLLARGIYSAKLKFEDDDRRCHMELQYSFEIKKGR is encoded by the exons atggagggaGGGAAGAGGGGGGATGAAGCAGGAGCATCATCGTCTGGTGGGTTTTCATCAGCTGGAGCTGTAAGTGATCAGGGAAGAGGAAGACAAGAAAAGCAGAAGGAAATGGCTGAAAAGCTGAGTGCTTTTTATGATGTTGGAGAAGAAGACGAGGAAGAAGATGATAAGAGTAATGGGGTTGCTGCTGATGGTTTTATTCCTGGACCTTTGGTTTCTCTCAAGGAACAGATTGAGAAGGACAAG CATGATGAAAGCTTGAGGAGGTGGAAAGAGAAGCTGCTTGGTAGCTTGGAAGGCGATTTGAATG GCCAAATGGAACCTGAAGTCAAATTCCACTCCATCGGAATCATCTCTGAGGACTTCGGGGAAATCACTACTGCCTTGCCTGTCGCTGAAAATCAGATCGATCGTGTCCTGTTTACACTGCAAGAGGGATCTCAATATCGGCTTAAGATAACATTTAGTGTTCTGCACAACATTGTTTCTGGCCTTACTTACTCCAACACAGTGTGGAAAGGAGGACTCCAAG TCGATCAGAGCAAAGGAATGTTGGGTACGTTTGCTCCTAACAAAGAACTATACGTGCACACTTTGGAAGAGGAGACCACTCCATCTGGGTTGCTTGCAAGGGGCATTTATTCAGCAAAGCTTAAG TTCGAAGACGATGACAGGAGATGCCATATGGAACTTCAGTACTCCTTCGAGATCAAAAAGGGCAGATAG
- the LOC103435741 gene encoding phospholipid--sterol O-acyltransferase-like isoform X1 encodes MRSPSYNHHVTVFLLLLLPHLFHGVGGDWTGDYSKLSGIIIPGLASTQLRAWSILDCPYSPLDFNPLDLVWLDSTRMLSAVNCWLKCMLLDPYNQTDHPECKSRPDSGLSAITELDPGYITGPLSSVWKEWLKWCVEFGIEANAIIAVPYDWRLSPSKLEERDLYFHKLKLTFETALKLRGGPSLVFAHSLGNHVFRYFLEWLKLEIAPKHYIQWLDEHIHAYFAVGAPLLGTVEAVKGTLSGLTFGLPISEGTSRLMVNSFASTLWMLPFSKYCRADNTCWKHFSADVRDKSGHHNYHCDDREFHFNFSGWPTNIINIEIPSIPGFGAYPSVTEVAEGNLSSIECGLPTQLSFSGCEISDGTFFKAIEDYDPDMKRVLHQLKKLYHDDPVLNPLSPWDRPPLKNIFCIYGTDLKTEVGYYFAPSGKPYPDNWIITDVIYELEGSLFSRSGNLVDGNAGASSGDETVPYHSLSYCKNWLGPKVNITRAPQSEHDGSDVQVELNVEHHHEEDILPNMTRLPRVKYITFYEDSESIPGKRTAVWEIDKANHRNIVRSPVVMRELWLEMWHDIHPDAKSKFVTKAKRGPLRDEDCYWDYGKARCAWAEHCEYRYLFGDVHLGQSCRLKNSSADLLLHYLY; translated from the exons ATGCGATCACCGTCGTACAACCACCATGTCACGGtgtttctcctcctccttcttcctcatcTCTTCCATGGCGTCGGAGGGGACTGGACCGGCGACTACTCCAAACTCTCCGGCATCATAATCCCTGGCTTGGCCTCCACGCAGCTCCGCGCGTGGTCGATCCTCGACTGCCCTTACTCTCCTCTCGATTTCAACCCTCTCGATTTGGTCTGGCTCGACAGCACCAGA ATGCTCTCCGCCGTGAACTGCTGGCTGAAATGTATGCTTCTTGACCCTTACAATCAAACGGATCACCCGGAATGCAAGTCCCGGCCCGATAGCGGCCTTTCGGCGATCACGGAGCTCGATCCTGGCTACATAACAG GTCCTCTTTCTTCGGTGTGGAAAGAATGGCTGAAATGGTGTGTTGAATTCGGAATCGAGGCGAATGCAATTATTGCTGTGCCTTATGACTGGAGGCTGTCACCATCTAAGCTCGAGGAGCGAGACCTTTACTTTCACAAGCTAAA ATTAACATTTGAAACGGCGCTGAAACTTCGAGGTGGGCCCTCATTAGTGTTTGCCCATTCACTAGGGAATCATGTCTTCCGCTACTTTTTGGAGTGGTTGAAGCTGGAAATTGCACCAAAACATTATATCCAATGGCTGGATGAGCACATTCATGCCTATTTTGCCGTTG GAGCTCCACTACTTGGTACAGTCGAGGCAGTCAAAGGAACACTTTCTGGATTAACATTTGGCCTTCCTATTTCTGAG GGGACATCTCGGTTGATGGTCAATTCTTTTGCTTCTACATTATGGATGTTGCCATTTTCAAAGTATTGTAGGGCAGATAATACATGCTGGAAACATTTCTCTGCGGATGTCAGGGACAAGAGTGGTCATCATAATTATCATTGTGATGATAGGGAATTTCACTTTAACTTCTCTGGGTGGCCAACAAATATTATCAATATTGAAATTCCTTCAATCCCTG GATTTGGAGCGTATCCATCTGTTACAGAAGTAGCTGAGGGCAACTTGTCTAGCATAGAATGTGGGCTTCCTACCCAATTGTCTTTCTCTGGTTGCGAAATATCAGATGGGACCTTTTTCAAAGCAATAGAGGATTATGACCCAGACATGAAGAGGGTTTTGCATCAATTAAAAAA GTTATATCATGATGATCCAGTTTTAAATCCGCTTTCACCATGGGACAGGCCACctctaaaaaatatattttgtatCTATGGAACAGACTTGAAAACCGAG GTTGGTTACTATTTTGCACCAAGTGGCAAGCCCTACCCTGATAATTGGATCATTACTGATGTGATTTATGAGCTTGAAGGTTCCTTGTTCTCAAG GTCAGGAAATCTTGTTGATGGAAATGCAGGAGCTTCAAGCGGGGATGAGACT GTCCCATACCATTCTCTTTCTTATTGCAAGAATTGGCTTGGACCAAAAGTCAACATAACTAGGGCGCCTCAG TCGGAGCATGATGGTTCTGATGTGCAAGTGGAGTTGAACGTGGAACATCATCATGAAGAAGATATACTGCCCAACATGACAAGGTTGCCAAGGGTCAAGTACATAACTTTCTATGAAGATTCTGAAAGTATACCAGGAAAAAGGACGGCAGTCTGGGAGATAGATAAAG CGAATCATAGGAACATTGTTAGATCTCCAGTTGTAATGAGAGAGTTGTGGCTTGAAATGTGGCACGATATCCATCCCGATGCGAAATCAAAATTTGTTACTAAAG CCAAGCGTGGACCTCTGAGGGATGAGGACTGTTATTGGGATTATGGAAAAGCTCGATGTGCATGGGCAGAACACTGCGAATATAG ATACCTATTCGGAGATGTTCATTTGGGACAGAGCTGTAGGTTGAAGAATTCTTCAGCGGATCTTCTTTTGCATTATTTGTATTAG